The sequence below is a genomic window from Candidatus Latescibacterota bacterium.
GATCTCCCGGAAAAGAGTGAGCGGTGCTGGCAATGTTATGGACTCAGGCTTCGTGCTACCGCGGCCCGCGCTGCGGCTGAAGGCTTTTCCCTCTTCACTTCTACACTCTCTGTCAGCCCTCACAAGATCCACAAAATGATCGTGGCCGAAGGCGAAAAGGCGGGGGATCTTTATGGAGTGAGATTTCTCAGTGAAGATTTCAAGAAAAAAGACGGCTTCAAGATCAGTGTGACAAAGAGCCGGGAACTCTGCCTGACAAGACAGGATTACTGCGGCTGCCTGCCAAGCCTCGAAGAGGCGATCTTAAGGAGAAAACGCGGGTGACTTCCATATAAAAAGCACCCGCGTCTCCACCGTTTTATCAGATATCTACTCCGCGGAAATAGCCTCTACCGGGCAGACATCCACGCAAGCACCGCAATCCGTACAGGTATCGGGATCGATCTTGTATTTATCGTCAGCTTCGCTGATAGCCTCTACAGGGCATTCGGGTTCACACGCACCGCAACTGATACATTCATCCGAGATCTTGTGAGCCATTATCTCCTCCAAAGATTCAGGTTATAACCAATCATTCCCTATATATATAAATAGCTGAAATGCGTCAACAATTATCATCTCATCATCCGCATCGGCATCGACTTTTTTTCAGGTGCCCCGGGAGCAGGTTTGAGCCTGACGAAAACCGCATTTTCCATCTCCATCACTTCTGCGACCGTCCTCTGCACATCGATTGATGTCACTCCGCCGAGAAGGGTCTGGGCCGTGCTCCCCTCTCTAAGTAAAATGTCCAGTCCCATTGCAAAAGCCTTGTTGATGCTCGACATCTCCCTTCTCGTAAGCCTGGCGATAAGCCTTCTCCGCGCCAGCGCGGTCTCATCCTCATCAGGGGGAGCCGAAAGCAGTCCCCTTATCTCTCTCTCGAGCGATGTCGAGGCCGTCTCGAGGTTTTCGCCTCCCGTATTGACATAGGCTATCGAGATCGCCGCGCCCGGATAAGGTAAAGCAGAGCATCCGGTCGAGTATGCCAGGCCCTCGACCTCTCTTATCTGCAGCTGCATCCTCCTGCTTAGTACTTCGGATGCCACGATCAGGGCCGCCGCCTCCATGGGAGAGGGATCCAGCAGTCTCCATCCGGCGCCTATCAATGCTCCCCGTCTGTCTGTCTCTTTTTCGAAGAGCCCTGCAACCACAGTATCGGTGATAGCGGGACAGATAGAGGAACTTCCAGATGGCAGTCCGAAGAATATCTTTTCAAGCCCTTTAAGTGCTTCCTCAGGAACCAGCGGCGAGACGATTGTGACTATAAGATTAGATCCACAGATGCTTTTCGCCCTGAATCCTGCGAGAGTCTCCGGACTGATCATACCGAGAGATCCTGGAGATGGAAAGATCGACCCGGCGAACGGATGTCCGCCGAACAGTCTTTCCATCATCAATCCCCGCAGCCTGCCCGAAGAGGACGAAGACCTGATCCCCAGTTCGGGAACAAGACTCCTCGCCAACCCCGCGATCTCTGTCTCCCCCATCACTGCGCCCCTGATATGAGTGACAACGAGGTCTACTCCCTCGATTATATTTTCTGCCGGGCCTTCTATACGCATGAACGACCATGCATTGTTCAGATAGTAGTTGTCCATTGGGATGTATGGATTGTCGCTGTAGCTGATCGAGACCCCGAGGGCTCTCAACCTGTCTGACAGAGCCTTGCCCCCGCTCGAATTCTCCAGTATCGCGTTGAGGATCACCGTCATGCCGGGCAAGATGTCAGTCTCCAGGCAGGATCTGCCCTTGAC
It includes:
- a CDS encoding 4Fe-4S binding protein: MAHKISDECISCGACEPECPVEAISEADDKYKIDPDTCTDCGACVDVCPVEAISAE
- a CDS encoding epoxyqueuosine reductase QueH; amino-acid sequence: MKTREKIMVHACCASCSTYVFDYLQASYKVTAFYYNPNIQPEKEYTLRISEMREVCRLAGVELVEGDYDPSEWDRAIAPWIDLPEKSERCWQCYGLRLRATAARAAAEGFSLFTSTLSVSPHKIHKMIVAEGEKAGDLYGVRFLSEDFKKKDGFKISVTKSRELCLTRQDYCGCLPSLEEAILRRKRG